The window TGTGGATTCTTGTGGAGAAACAGATCATGGCTGAAATTATCCAGAATAGGGTCGGGCTGAACCTTGCGCGTCATCCCGTAACTGCGGGGTTCGAAGAGAAAATAAACGCTGGCGTCTTCCGGCAAGCGGGAGATCATTTCTAACGCAGAGGCGTAACCCGGTTGATATTTTTCGAGATACGACTCGCGTGTGACGATCCCTGTTGCGAGCGCGAATGGGTTCCTGGCGATCACGCTCAATCCCATGTTGATGAGATTGAGCGCCATGCTTGCGATCAAAAGCCCGGAAATGATGAATGAAGCCTGAAATTTATTTGAGTCGAATTCCCTTATCGCGGTCACTCCGATTGCCGCCGGTATGGCGAAGGGGATCATGGCGGGCATCAGTAAACGAGCCTGCCACAACCCCCGCGATGAAATATATCCATAGATCCAAAAGGCGGCGCTTGTGGCTATAAATATTCCGATAGCCGTCAGCGCGTTCCGTTTTATTGCGTCATACGCTTTGATACGGCGCATTGCCAGTAACGCCAGGGGTAGCGCGGTTAACAACAGCGGACCGATATCCGCGTCAATCGAGTTGGCGTCCTGATATCCAAGCGTGACGGTGATCGGAAGTAACAAGATCGCTTCCCAATCCCAGCCGATGCCTGTTCCCGCTCCTGAAAATGCCTGCGCCCTGAACGAGTCCCAATACCTGCCGCCGAATACAAACGGGTAAAACGGATTGCCCATCCAATACCAGTTACGGAGATACCAGACCGACCCTGTGACAAGACTGAATAGACTGAACTGCGCGACTGCGCGAATCCATTCGCGCGGCGATTGAAACGTCCACGCTGTGATGATAAGCGCGGCGCTAATGGGCATGACGACGCTCGTGTATTTGACGCCCATTGCCATACCTGCCGCTATGGCGCTTATCTTCCACCATCTTTTATCATCCGTTTCTATTCCCGCCCATAGGCAATAAAGCATCGCAACCCCGTAGAATGAAAGCGCCAGGTCGGTGTATGCCCACGTGGCAAGCAACAACATAGATGGCATGGAGAAGATCAATAATACAGCCCATGCGGCGGCGATGTCCCCGAAGAGTTGCCTTGTCCAATGCCAAATCAACAACGTCAGGAGAAACGCCCATAGGAAATGGGCTTGCTGTGAGACAAGTTCGGATCCCATGCCTACTCCCCAGAAATATACGCCTTCGACGATACCTGGAAACCAGTAATGGGGAATGTTGTATGGTTGTAAGCCTCCATCCGCAAGCCATAGTTGAGGGATTCTCAAATGGTAGAGAAGCGCGTCGAAGGCGTCAACAGGTGGAAGGTAGGTGCGAAGCGCTGTGAGGGCGAAGGCGATGGAGGCAAACCATACCATCCAAACAGGGATTTGTGTCGCGGATTCTTTGATCTCCCGGCGGAGAGTTCGAATTTGATTTAGAGTTTCTGTTACCTCGCCGCGCCGATAGAAATAAACCAGGATCAAAACTTGCGCTCCCAGCAATATTCCTGTGTGCGTTGCGCCAACCAAGACCATCCCAAAACCAAGGATACCGAGCCATCCCAGCCCCATGCCGCCTGCCAGGAGCAGGGCTGGCGTGTTGCAGGCGCTGTTGGGAAGCAAGCGCCGTAAGGTGAGGTTGCCAAGCGCGAACGCATTGATTGTTAATAGGATTGTGATGATCAGTGTCCAGACAGAATAGGCGACTTGACCCGCCACTTGGATTATTAGAGGTTTGTGCGAAACAAAATATGCCCCCATCGAAAAACCCGCCCAGGCAATGACGAGAATGCCGATGAGTGGCGAAACGAGTTTCTTGTCCATGCCTTGATTATAAGTTACGAATCAAAAAAGCGATGACGTTTCAGCGTCATCGCTTTCGAATTATTCTCCTAAATAGTCGCGCAACTTACGGCGGATGGTCGGGTGTCTTAGCCGGCTCAATGCCTGCGCTTCGATCTGGCGGACGCGTTCGCGCGTGACGCCCATTTTGCGACCGACCTCTTCGAGGGTGTATGCCTGCCCGTCGAGCAAGCCGTAGCGCAGTTGCAAAATACGGACTTCGCGCGGGGGCAATCCGTTCAACACTTCGCCGAGATGTTCTTTGAGCAGGTTATACGTAGCGGTGTCGTCGGGAGGGGGAGCCTCGTCGTCTTCGATGAAATCGCCCAACACCGAATCTTCTTCATCGTCGGTCGGGGTTTCCAGCGAGAGCGGACGCCGCGCCACCTGGATCATGTTTTCCACTTTCTTCGGCGGCACGTCAAGGGCTTCTGCGATTTCTTCCACGCTCGGTTCGCGCCCGAGACGTTGAGTCAACTGGTGTTGCACGCGCAGGAGTTTATTGATCTGGTCGCCCATGTGGACGGGGACGCGGATTGTGCGCCCCTGGTCGGCGATGGCGCGCGTGACCGCCTGGCGAATCCACCATGTGGCATACGTGGAAAATTTATGTCCGCGGCGGTAGTCGAATTTCTTGGTTGCGCGGATGAGACCGATGTTGCCTTCTTGGATCAAATCGAGGAAGGGAACGCCGCGTCCCATATATTTTTTAGCGACAGAGATCACCAAGCGCGAGTTTGCCGTGATGAGATGTTCGCGCGCCGCCCAGCCGTCTTCGATGAGTTTGCGCAAGTCGGCGCGGCGGCGAGGCGTCGCGTTGCCTTTTGCGAGTTCTTCGCGCGACATGCGTCCACGCTCGATGCGTTGGGCGAGTGGCACTTCTTCCGTCGCGGTCAACAGCGGAACGCGGCTGACCTCTTTGAGGTACAAGCCGATTGTGTCGTCCGTGTCGATGTTGGCAAGATAATCGTCGAGCGCGAGATCGACTTCCGGCTCAGCCTCTGTGGCTTCCACTGCCACGAGTTCGTCCTCGGTGGGTTCAGAGGTGTTGGTATCCTCCACGAAGGGAATCCCGGCGCTCAAAAGAGCCGAAAAAGCTTCTTCGAGTTGCTCCACATCCTGCTCGGCTTCGGGGAAGAAGTGCAGGATATCATCGAGCGTGACGTAGGATTTTTGTCGTCCCAGTTCGATCAAACGCGCGATCGCGGGAAATTCTTCCTCTTCGTCAACCATCAATATTTTTTCTACATCCATTCAGGTTATGTCCGCTTTCTTTGTTATGACTTTAGGGCGCAAAATCAAGAGGGTTCTTATCAGAATACACATTTTCCAAACGAAATTCAAGCCCTTTCGTTGCTCTCTTTCATAGACGCTCCAAGGTTGGAAATGTTACGGCTGAAGAGTGCTCGTGGCCTGGGGTTGGGGAGCCAACCTCACTCGTGGGTGGAAGCGGAGTGAAAGTTTCTGTTGGCACTGGGCTGGGCGTGGGCGCTCTCCAAATATGGCGGGGCGGCAAGGAGTCCAAGAAGCGGATCGAGGCTAAATTTGTTGATGATCACCACATCGCCATCCGGGCTGAGCGCGTAATATTCATTTTCTGTTGGGGTGATAACACCGACGCTTGCTTTTCGTTCCACGCCGCTTTTGAATTGGACAATTAAAGTATATTCAGGCGCGTCCAAGCCGATCACATCCAGAGGGATATCGGTGATGGTATCTTCGATGCGCAACGTGGTGACTTGACTGGCTGCCGCTTCTGCCGCCGCTTGATCTGCGGAGGCTTCGATCGGCAGGATCAACTCCCACGCGCCATCCTCGCCTCGCGCCACCTCGACCGTTTCGCCCGTTTTTGATTCAATGCGAATGTTGCTGGGAACGCCGTCCGCCGCGTTAAATAGATACGATGCAATTTCATCTGGTTCGAGCGTGATGGCAATCTCGGTCGGTTTCTCGCGGTTGTTGATCAGGTAGTACGCTCCCAGCGCCACGGCGAGGATGAGCAGGTATACCAGCGTTGTGTTTCGTCGCATGTTATCCCTGTTTCCGGCGCTGAAGCCAGGTCATCACGCCGAGTACCACGAAGATACCGGGCATGAGAATTGCGACGATGAACATTAAGAACAGGATTCGTCCCTGCGAGGCGGGGTTGAAACTGCGGGTGACCGGTT is drawn from Candidatus Defluviilinea gracilis and contains these coding sequences:
- a CDS encoding glycosyltransferase family 39 protein, which codes for MDKKLVSPLIGILVIAWAGFSMGAYFVSHKPLIIQVAGQVAYSVWTLIITILLTINAFALGNLTLRRLLPNSACNTPALLLAGGMGLGWLGILGFGMVLVGATHTGILLGAQVLILVYFYRRGEVTETLNQIRTLRREIKESATQIPVWMVWFASIAFALTALRTYLPPVDAFDALLYHLRIPQLWLADGGLQPYNIPHYWFPGIVEGVYFWGVGMGSELVSQQAHFLWAFLLTLLIWHWTRQLFGDIAAAWAVLLIFSMPSMLLLATWAYTDLALSFYGVAMLYCLWAGIETDDKRWWKISAIAAGMAMGVKYTSVVMPISAALIITAWTFQSPREWIRAVAQFSLFSLVTGSVWYLRNWYWMGNPFYPFVFGGRYWDSFRAQAFSGAGTGIGWDWEAILLLPITVTLGYQDANSIDADIGPLLLTALPLALLAMRRIKAYDAIKRNALTAIGIFIATSAAFWIYGYISSRGLWQARLLMPAMIPFAIPAAIGVTAIREFDSNKFQASFIISGLLIASMALNLINMGLSVIARNPFALATGIVTRESYLEKYQPGYASALEMISRLPEDASVYFLFEPRSYGMTRKVQPDPILDNFSHDLFLHKNPQAILKAWQRDGYTHVLLNAQGVEYVFQNTPDQKAEFQATMALLSDPFASEATGYILYKIPR
- a CDS encoding sigma-70 family RNA polymerase sigma factor, with protein sequence MVDEEEEFPAIARLIELGRQKSYVTLDDILHFFPEAEQDVEQLEEAFSALLSAGIPFVEDTNTSEPTEDELVAVEATEAEPEVDLALDDYLANIDTDDTIGLYLKEVSRVPLLTATEEVPLAQRIERGRMSREELAKGNATPRRRADLRKLIEDGWAAREHLITANSRLVISVAKKYMGRGVPFLDLIQEGNIGLIRATKKFDYRRGHKFSTYATWWIRQAVTRAIADQGRTIRVPVHMGDQINKLLRVQHQLTQRLGREPSVEEIAEALDVPPKKVENMIQVARRPLSLETPTDDEEDSVLGDFIEDDEAPPPDDTATYNLLKEHLGEVLNGLPPREVRILQLRYGLLDGQAYTLEEVGRKMGVTRERVRQIEAQALSRLRHPTIRRKLRDYLGE
- a CDS encoding DUF4340 domain-containing protein, with protein sequence MRRNTTLVYLLILAVALGAYYLINNREKPTEIAITLEPDEIASYLFNAADGVPSNIRIESKTGETVEVARGEDGAWELILPIEASADQAAAEAAASQVTTLRIEDTITDIPLDVIGLDAPEYTLIVQFKSGVERKASVGVITPTENEYYALSPDGDVVIINKFSLDPLLGLLAAPPYLESAHAQPSANRNFHSASTHE